Genomic DNA from Schistosoma haematobium chromosome 1, whole genome shotgun sequence:
CtgggtcatctgcgaagtccaaatcgtctaattgattctgagctgtccattgtattccgtgttttccttcagatgtcgaggtcttcataatccagttgaccaccagaagaaagaggaagggagagagtaaacagcttaCCAGAATCGATATCAGCCAACCCTAAATAAACTTCATTAAATTAAAACCCAAAGAATcttagttagtcagtcagtcggcaataacgtaagaccaggcacatatgtgcatcagtccaactcgccatacctcattagcacaacaagatgaacaccaaatttatAGAAGTATTTACTTcgatggtagtaatatataaaagaaagattgtatataaggatataatacaggaagaaagagttTGAAAGTAAGGtataaagtgattttaatctcatagtttaagacaagacaaatagtgtatacaccgacgttattgtgatcgattcagggccatgtcacccacagtctccgaccattggttacgatagtcttAACTAGTTCTACATCTTATAAATATTGGATATtatgatatttatataaaattctGGACGATGTCTATATAGAGTACTGAAAACCATTAGTAGGGTATGtaataaaacgtttttgacgTTATTTAAGAATATAACTGCAGATAAACAATTGAACTGTTTGAAGATAAATCACAAGTGCTTTCCTAACAGATACAAATCATTTCTAAATTTCTCATTTAAGATAGAATGGGATTCAGGTGTATTAGTATTTATCTATGTAAAAGAAAGTACAAAAGcggtcagtaacaacgtagaacttcgtacgtacatacttcagtttgagttgccataccacattagtacaAAAATACAAACCGTATTTAGCACATGTATTATACGATGAACAAGTTATAAACTCTAAATTTGACTAATAACCTGTGCTTGTTCATTTCTTCGATAAACTTTATTTAtggtatcaatgtttatttctaatgaattacttatgcctgttactcctcgtggaggagcataggccgctcatcatCGTTCTacatctaaccctgtcctgggcgatCCTTCCCAGCTGTTATtaatccttttcatatttgcttctatttataattgaaaatgaattcctTAAAGCCgatgtttatttttcatttgaattgtGAAAGAAAAAATTGATAATTTATCCTTTGGAAATTTATGATCTTCCAAATGTTCCAATCTTTCTATGAATGAACTCATTACTAAAATTAAGCTTATCTGATCATCAGAATTTtttgcaaataaataaataaatagaacaaTTTTTATAAATGAACCAAGACCATATTAGTTAATCATTGATAAATAAGTATGTACATATTGCaagattattttcttttctacaaTCGACCAGTTTTATGGATGCGAAGGGGTGGACAAAAATACATAATATATAaagatatatataaatatatataaatttcaaaataCTGGGCACCATGGTACCTGATTAAAATAAGCACAAAAAGTTTAATAAATGcattatgtctgaaataaaagtaatatcTCGCATGTACAATAATGTAGAATGTAAACTATAGAAGGAAGGCAATATTATTATATGGTGGGAAAGTTTGAAGACCGAACCACtacaagaaaataataataataatgactaatATTACAAGTTAGCTTATCACATATTTTGCGGTGAGATGTGTTGAGGATGAAATAATGATTAAGAATTTCTTTCAGGAATAccttatatatatgtatattaagaAGCATAGATGATGGATAGTTCATTTCACCTCTGAGGTTATTAAGTGATTATGAAAGAAATTCCCTTAGAAAGACATCAAATACAATATAGGAGAATGAGTCAagcctttttttctctttttaaaaaataaagttaGAAATGATTAGTTGCTAAgttaaatgaaaagaatataaGAAATATAGTAGGTAATTTAGTTGGGGTTTTTTTTCTTGTATATGTATGTTTGAATAGGGATAGAAAATCACTTCATAGTCAAGAAACTTACATATCAATATTTCAATGATGAGTAATAAATGATCAAGATTTATTTACATGATACAATATCAGGCAATTCAATTCTATTCCCATCTTCTGTAATAATAAGTGAATCATGTTGAGTTGTTCTACCATTTGATTTATTATGAATACCATTATTATGATTGTGTACAGATTTGTTTGACCGAGATTTAAGCTTATGCTTTGATTTACgttgataattaataattattaaaatacctaaagtaataatgaataaaatgataagTATGATAATTGCTGAAACAATCCAAATCTTTTGTCTATTATCAGATTTACTATGACCATATTTAGTCAGTATCACAATATCATAATGTGATGTTGTATTAATCGGTTGTATAATAGATGGTGTTGTTTTCAATACAGATTTTATACTAGATAATTGCACAGAATAATATAATCCCATTGTAGTTGTATTTGAaatcaataattcattattggATACAACTTCAATAACAGGTTTTTCAGGTTGACCTATTCCAGCTTGTGCTTGTTTCAATGGTAAATTATTCCTACAAAGCATTTCATCTGAGCATACTCCATAAATACAACTATCAAGTGGtaaatgatgatttattgataaatcCTCATTTCTTTCATTCATCTTGTTATTCACTGATgatactgatgatgatgatgacgacgatgatgatgaaagtcgtgtaaattttattaaatattgtcTAAGTGGTGGTCCTGGACGTATACGTATAACATATACATTTGTATCTTGTATACattgaatacaataaaattgtaatGGTACACCTATACAATCAACAAATCTGATAACAGTAATAAATGAACCAAATGTTAAATATTCCGGTAATATAGATTTACAATTTAATGTAATTTCATGTAAATGAATTAAACCAATAAAACTACAACTATCCCAATTTGTTAAACTTGTACGAGCTAATAAATTTCTTAAACTATTCATACCAGCTAATGTTAATGCATTAATTTGTTGTGTCTTTATATTGAAATCAAGTTGTAATGTATTCACtacattattatgattaaataaattagaaaatgcCCATggatttattaataaatttatattactatcatttgaTATATATGGaccaatacaaataaattgatCAATACGTTGACATAATAACTCTTCTGAATAATTAGATGATAATTGAATTaaagaacaatgaattaatCGTTTCACATTATACTGATCATCATGATCATGATAGGGATGTGAATTAGTTCCATTTACATAACAATAACATTTTTCATGTTTTGATttagatataaataatattaagatCAATATGATATTGAAGAATATAGAACCATAATAGTTccaaataatcataattattgattattattatattattcgaCATAGGAATCCGTATACCCGCCTTAAAAGGCGGAAATAGaagaagaaaattttttttttcgttttcaaTTTTTTTGTACCATTATAAATACATTCATGAACCAGAGGAATGATTCAGTATCCAAGACATGACGATCACGaataatcatatttaaataataataggaaaaatataatacaatgaaatacAATCCATGTATTCTGTGAAATGATTGGTCTTCAAAATGACGTCAATACAATCGAttgtttgattatttatttacttttttctttTCGATTGACCAATCATAATTTAGTCTAGTTGACAACCAATAGAATAACAAAattgagagagagagacagcGAAAAACAAGACAAAAATCATGAATAAACATGAAAATGATGCTTTAAATGTCAGTTAATTTGaccttattatttattaaatataaaagtTAGTTCATTAGAATAATGGAATAAATTAGGATTAAGGTCAAGTATACTGACGAGTCATATCTATGATTGCCCATTGTAACAAAAGTAATGATCATTGATGAAATTTCCGTCCAGTATATGATCCAGgtttttctatggtggtctagcttcaattgaattatgaattcaactataaaaactttcaatgattgagatcatgagtcaattgaaggtagaccaccatggaaaacctggtagcactggatgGTGGTTTTGTCCTATTctgagactcttcagcaatgcgcgTGTACGATCTCGCCtcatgagatttgaacccaggatctatcagtctcatgcACCAatgcctaaccattagaccactgagtcgacatcgtggatgcacactgctgaggagtcctacaataggacgacaaggccatccagtgcttccaggttttccattgtggtctagcttcaattgactcatgatctcaatcattgaaattactacaatatccacaaaaccccttctgatataaaaacTTTATTTACATGTAGTGGTTATGATAACATACTAAGTCATAAAGTCCTTTAAATTAAGCcttgaaaatttaatttatattggTCTTAAATCATCTTTACATAAGTATTTATTTAGTAGAATCAAAGTAGATGTTTTCTACGTTGAAAAAATCTTTTCTTTCCCACGCCCTGTACAATTTAATGAATACAAGGTAAATAACATCACTATTCAGTTATCGGAATACATCGATTAAGACATTAAGTAAGAAATATTGgttcagtgaagagttttcttttcggcgaattcattttcaaagctgtacctatttttacaggatgataattacgataataataatgataataataatagtaaacttctgttagacatggtaACTACTAGAAAAATTCCACTTGTGTAAAAAGTACGTAGATGATATCTCAATCATTTGTGACAACAATTATGATTTGAGTAATCTTCTAAAGACTTTTAATAACTGTCATCCAGCAATAAATTGTACACTTGAAAGTGAAAACAAACAACATATTCACTTTCTTGATATGGAAATGACAAGAAACCAAGAAAGAACACTAAGAGGATCTATCTATAAGAAACCCGGGTGGAATGGCCAACTATCAAGTTTCCATAGTCGAAAGAGAAATTTAATAATATCACTTGCTACGCTAATACAAAGAATTTGTAGTCCCGAGGTTATAAATGACGAACTGGGCCTCTGGAAGGAAATACTTATCAAAAATGGGTATCCTTCGATATTTATTGACGAGAACATAAAACCGAAATCACCGGAAACACAAATAACCTCGTCTGAAGAAAAACACTTTACATGGACATCGATTTCATGGGTGATAGAGTGATAGACGTCCTAAAGAGGAGGATTTCTGATTCTTTAAAAAGGACGTACTTCACAGCAACGTTGCGAATAGTATTCTTCAGACGATCATTGTTCACCAATAATCCTAAGGATAAATTATCTTATCTGACCAACTCAGTGTGCATTTACCAATTACCTGCTCatgtggagctaggtatatatgtcgttcgatgcgtactttatctAAAACAATACAAGAACATTATGCGGGGTGACTAAGGAGAGGAGAAAACAGatcaataagaagttcaataatcAAACACATTGTGACATACAGGTCAATCAATCAAGACaaactctgcgttcaaagtcatctacaagataACTAGAAGTCATCCAAAGATAGCATCTTCTTAGTATTGCCGAAGCAATATTCATGCATCTATGAAAACCAGAATTTTGTGTCCAAAAGAgattggtacaacctcttctgctatcatgatcttaatctcttataattttttttcataccCTTCTTCCTTTACAACTATCTGCTTCACCTTTCATCTTCCCCTTAAGTCTTCTACCCCCAActgttttatttctgtttctacgataatcctgattacatttaatctcaacttcaacattttatctagtcatgctgagccatcatttcccaatgataattcccttatctatcttttgatgaatatttaagtgaacaattgttttcagtaaCTTCATcgtcaggctctacagttataagtccataattataatattttacaaaggccaaaaataaggcatgtattaatgaattcgATAATGTTATGTGTCCATGTCGTTAATACTAAAAATGTGAGAACTTCTTACCACAGACTGGCGTCATTTATAATTCTAACGTCATTTAAAAGCTATAAATGTGTAAAACATTaaatggtgaagaagatttatagctcaggtggatgattttgatggatttttgttcACTGAACtggtggtttggtcgtgaagctttcattgttcttctgaacgacatcatcaacacaaatttctatcatccagctcagagaacaaaactccatcaaaaccatTAAATGTCAACTTTATAGTTGGAAGCTCAAGAGATCGACGTGATACTTCAAGGTCCTGGTTTCAATCCATGGAACAGCTTAAGATGCCTatcataatgaatgttattcaaGGAAGTTCATACTAGCGGTTTAATCAAGGTTAGTCTATAGAATGAAGCTTTGATTTCAACAATCTCCATTATACTCTATTATAATACAAAGCTGTGCTTTATCTCTACCATACTAATTgtcaatattttgaaaaaattcAACAAATCCCAATAAGAATTGTATTGTctggtttttgtttttttcaaacaGAATAATAATGAGTAATACAAAGGAGATACATGGGATACATTTAATCATTCTTATGTGATTGTGTTTAAATCAGTTTCATTCATGGTCAATTGTTTCAATAGGCTACTTGACACGGTATTATTTATTTGGAAAagaatttaatgtatgattaaCTTTGTTGTATTCAAGTGTATCCCATGAATACATGTTATAGTTTAGGCAGATGTTTATTCCTTATAGCATCATAACAATTCATCGTCACAAATGACCTCTTGAACTCATATTATAAATGTGTCATCATTATGGAAAATGGAGAAAATTAATTTGACCTTACAAAAGTATGTCAATAGAAATGTTTCAGAAATATCCTATtcttaacataaatataatataatgtaaattagtcagttgagatgatgagtcaattgaagctagaccattacggaaaacctggaagcactggatggccgtttcagtGTGTATGAaaaattggctcatgatctcgatcattaaaattactagaatatccacaaaaccccttctaatattaatcaacatatactcactagtgactggattcaagaggtgtatcctggagttctagtgagaagcagtgaccagtggagttcaaccaggtctgttgtgagatagtaactcactgaagataatgctAGATGTGtcacacaatttcgtggattagttgaagttagatattaacaccgttgggtgccagCCGGCTCatttgtctagaggttaagcgttcgcgtgcaagTCCGACAGATCCGGGCTTGGGATCTcgagaggtgggatcgtgggtgagcactgctgaggggtcctacaataggacgaaacggtagtccagtggttccaggttttccaatgtggtctagcttcaattgactcatcatctcaactattaaaattactataatatccacaaaaccccctgtGAAATAATATAAGGAAACTCAGTGGACATTGTGGTTGTGTAACATTTAGAACTATATTGATGATATCATCATCAAATTTAAGACCTAGCACCAATCCTAATATTCTGATTGTTGATGTTCATGACTGAATTTAATTAGGCTCTGTTAACATATAGTTTCTTTAAGCCATTGTCATTATACTGCTGGCTAAGTGGTTGGAGGTAAATGATAGGCAGACCTGAAACTAAATGTTGTGCCAATTAGTAACCATTAGATGTGCTTaattgtaatcttgagggaattaGCCTCCCTATAggatttgaatatatattactCAGGTTTATAATAGTTTATTGTGTTACCACAGCTCAACTGATTACTGAACTTcgattaataataatgtacGGTTTAGGACATCGATTAGTGAGTTCTTATCATT
This window encodes:
- a CDS encoding hypothetical protein (SECRETED:SignalP(1-27)) — translated: MIIWNYYGSIFFNIILILILFISKSKHEKCYCYVNGTNSHPYHDHDDQYNVKRLIHCSLIQLSSNYSEELLCQRIDQFICIGPYISNDSNINLLINPWAFSNLFNHNNVVNTLQLDFNIKTQQINALTLAGMNSLRNLLARTSLTNWDSCSFIGLIHLHEITLNCKSILPEYLTFGSFITVIRFVDCIGVPLQFYCIQCIQDTNVYVIRIRPGPPLRQYLIKFTRLSSSSSSSSSSVSSVNNKMNERNEDLSINHHLPLDSCIYGVCSDEMLCRNNLPLKQAQAGIGQPEKPVIEVVSNNELLISNTTTMGLYYSVQLSSIKSVLKTTPSIIQPINTTSHYDIVILTKYGHSKSDNRQKIWIVSAIIILIILFIITLGILIIINYQRKSKHKLKSRSNKSVHNHNNGIHNKSNGRTTQHDSLIITEDGNRIELPDIVSCK